The window tgaaactaccaaccggtaccaaagaagTTTTCTCTTAATTGCCACATAAATGATATATTTGTCTactaattgcctaataaatcatttaaagacataataaatcattttaattgcataataaatcataataaatcaaataattgcatattaAATcaattaaatgcacaataattctaattactacatgataaatcatttagtaGCATATGTAATCATTttgattgcataataaatcataataaatcaaataattgcataataaattatttaaatacacaataattttaattactacattataaattatttaggtgcataactaattattttaattgcataataaatcaaataattgcataataaatcatttaaatgaacaataattctaattactacatgataaatcatttaggtgcataactaatcattttaattgcataataaatcaaattattgtataataaatcatttaattgcccaataaatcaattcattgcataagaaatctaataatgttcacagaaaatattacaagacataatcattcaactaagagaatattaacgatggttcactttacaatcgtcccttcattatgattatgacgtgcgtacggagcctcctcttcggctaaaagaatacttgtgtcaacctccactgctaACGGAGTCACATCTttaaccttattgtattcttcttgaTCTGTGatatcgtcgactcccacaattttccattttcctgccagaacaatatggcgctttggctcatctccggcacctacaaaacttgatttatttctggacttgtcctttctcggtttgctagacatgtcctgcacaaagaaaacttgagtgacatctttagctaggacgaatggttcgtctcgatagccaagctctttgaggtctaccgttgtcattccgtactcgtcgatatcgataccttttcctgtgagtttaacccattgataacgaaatagaggtatcttcaacggcccatagtcgagttcccagatctcttcaatgtaaccaaaatatgagtttatttggccactagagtcggtttcatctatacggacaccactattttgattggtgctcttgttatcttgggctcttgtataaaatgtgtaaccattaatttcatatccttggtacatcaggattgaatttgctggacccctggccagccaagctagctgctcatgaatttgatcgttggccatgacttccttctgcaaccaggtggcgaatgtatcgttatgatattttgtaatccatgtctcagacttcaaagggtatatgctttgcacaatttgcatgtgctcctccatgtatggagccaccaagactgattgttgcagaactgtgagatgtgctttgctcaacgtggcatgatctgtggcatttactgattttcttccaagtgtgccctttccaatcagtcgcccctcatgacgtgatactggaatcccaattgggcagagttcctccacatagtcaacacaaaactcaataatctcctctgtgacgtaacccttcgcaatgcttccttctggacaagCCCGATTatgaacgtatttctttaggactgcaaagtatcgttcaaaagggaacatattatgaaggaaaacaagaccgagaataccaatctctttgaccaggtgaactagaagatgtgtcataatattgaagaatgatggaggaaatatcatttcaagactgactaaactttggacaacatcctcttgtagcctgcttaaactcgatggatcgattgccttatgagaaattgtgttgagaaaggcgcatagctttataattgttgctcgaacattagctggtagaatacctctaagtgcaactggaatcaattgcgtcatcaacacgtgacagtcatgggactttacgtgtgtgaatttcttctctttcaagttcaatagcctctttatattcaaagagtagcctgatgggaccttgatagtgttcaaacagtcgaacatactttgattctcttccttactaagagtgtagcacgcaggacctagataatgacgtcctttatcccttttttctggatgtagggcggcccgttgtttcatacgttgaagatcttgccatGCTttcaatgtatcctttggcttaccgtagacaccaagggagcctagaaggttcacacaaattttttttttgttaggtgcatcacatcaattgcgtggcggacgtttAAGACTTCTCAATAAGgcaactcccaaaaaatactcttcttcttccacataggtgcacgtccgtcatcactctgcactgatatgctgccgggtccttttccgaatactacttttatatctttgaccatttcaaacactattttcccacaacggtgtcTAGGCTTAGTACGATGATCTACCTTTCCAtcatagtgagcatgcctcctccttaatgggtgcttgatcggaagaaatcggcgatgacccatatacacgatcttcctacagtgcttgaggtacgtgctgtcggtttcttctaaacaatgggtgcatgccctataacccttattggattgtccgaagaggttacttagtgctgtccaatcgttggtggttacgaaaagtaatgcacgaaggttaaattgatcctctgcgtgcgcatcccacatacggacaccctcctctttccacaacaatagaagatcctcaatcagtggtttcagatacacatctatatcgttaccgggttgcttcgggccagggataagcaccggcatcataatgaatttctgcttcatacacaaccagggaggaaggttgtatatacagagtgtcacaggctaggtactatggccactgctctgctcaccgaaaggattcatgccatctgtacttaagccgaaccttatattcctcgcatcatttgcaaatgttgggaatgttctgtccacttttctccactgcgacccatcagcggggtgtctcaacatagtcttgcttacgttcttctttgtgccatcgcatcaatttagcattcgttttgttcatgaacaaatgtttcagacgtggtattagagggaaataccacatcaccttggcaggcaccctcttcttgaaacgcatcccctcaacatcGCCTGGATCagctcgagggatcttataccggcatgcgttgcatacagggcatgattccaaattttcatactcacctcgatagaGGATgtagtcattaggacaagcatgtatcttctgtgcctctaatcctaaaggacaaacaacttgtcgccggcaaggtgttaccctcaaggagtaagttttttataagtttcagcaactcctcgaatcccttgtcggacaaaccatttgatgccttctattgcaacaattccaatgtcctacccaacttcttttggtcttgtttgcaatcagggtacaacaatattatgtagtcctccaacatatgcttcagatctctcgattccttttctgtttcgcaaccttcctctgcttcgcgcagcatctgaccaagatcatcttctacaacgtatccttcagtatctttttcaggctcacccattgcagtgtcattgaaaaaggcattataattggctgcaaagtcaggaatcctgtcctcttattctacattattatcctgcataattcctctttcgccatgcttggtccaaacatagtagttcggcatgaaaccactattgaacaagtaaCTGTGGAcggttcttgatgatgaataatccttctcattcttacagaatttgcatggacaacgaacgaaaccgtcatacttgtgtttctcggccgcttctatgaattcatgcacgccatcaatgaactcctttgaacgccggtcggccatgtacatccattgctgactcatctgggtccacaatacatttatatgcatcattgtagtgtacaaatagttaattcatactaccaatttataactaatattgaatacgctattaataaaactgaactacaaaattataacgatgcatatggccttctgactgcatgactatgtaaaaactttgtttctctATATGTAACTTTATATTTTTTGTACAAGAAACGACGCATGTGGCCTTCTAGCCTAGCTGAGCTACGGGTCTCGAATTGGCGCAGCATGCATATcgaatgtggaatcttgtaaagttttgaaattttgaagggaactaaataaagcacccttgcatatgtaattgataatatttccatacaaaatttgaattcaaatatataattcataatgcatataactataataaatagatactattcacttaccaaataaattgataaaacatataaatacaataatttgatagtattcacatatcaaataaatggataacgcatataactacaataaaatgctacaactaaaaataattatcacatatataaactaaattaaatgataactacttctaaaaaccaattgctaagttatggagaaaaataactaattttttttgaaaaaaaaacacaaaaattcGTCTCTCCTCCccccactcagctgccatgaacagtgagttcacggcagttTGGAGGGGGGAgaggttggggtatttataggtgtgGACAAAAGGCACCAGTTGGTACctatgacccggtactaaatgttatTCAATATCACCGGGTCAAGGcacaaaccggtgcctttggcacGAGCGTCAGCCGGCACCGGATCGTGGTAGGACCCGGTGCCGTTTGCAGCacaataggcaccggttgatcccaccaaccggtgcctataccgGCGTCTGcatttggcaccgggtggtggtacAAACCGGTTCTTATGCGGCAGCATAAGAACCGGTTTgtaccaccacccggtgccaattgtCCTCAACGGTGTCGGTCCAAGGCCAAAAATACCAACtgttgttgcagccggtaccatTGGTGCCAACGATACCGGCTGCAAcaacagctggtacctttggcccaTTTTCTGTTAGTGTGGCACTGAGGCAATCCATATATATCTAATGGCAATGAAAAAATTCACTCATTCTCATACATGGCAACCGGACGAGGCAGCTACAAGGGGCAGAACGACGCGGGGGAGCGACATCAGCATGCAGAAGCAGTGGTCGGAGTCGGACAGGTGGAAGCACGCCAGGCACATCGATGCTAGCGTCGCCGGGAAAGTTTTAGGCCTCCTCCAACTGGTGGCGCAGAGGCCGGCTCATAGGCTGTGTTTGGTTTGGAGCGTAAAAAATTTCGTGAAAACTTTTTAGttttttgaccactaatttagagtattaaatgaagtctaattacaaaatcatcttcacaacccccgtgtaaatcgaGAAACGAATCtgatgaggtctttgaccgcgtgattagagaatgatcattgtagcatcactgtagcgaATGAtcattgtagcatcactgtagcgaATGATCAATtgattaccgtcattagattcgtcacgaaaagttacactcattactgaaaaggttttgcaaatagacttcatttagtactccatgcatgcgagattcttttttcgaaaAACGTGCGCGTGAAATTCACAGTAGTAACCAAACACACCCATAAGTTGCTTATAAGTTTTTTAATTGCTCAAAAGTGGTGATTTCAGACGGCTAGCGCACCACAGAGCTTAGCTCGCTTAGGCTGCCCGCACCGGCGAACGACATCCCGCACGCTATGCGCCACGTTGGCTGCATGCCGTGCGGGATGTCGGAAAAAATGCCGCAGCGGGAGACGGTATCTCCTCCGCTACCGTTGTGGACGAGCAGCCCGTCCCCTAGGCTGCCCGCACCGGCGAACAGCATCCCGCACGCTATGCGCCACGTTGGCTACATGCCTTGCGGGATGCCGGAAAAAATGCTGCAGCGGGAGACGGTATCTCCTCCGCTACCGTTGCGGAAGAGCAGCCTGTCCCCTATTCCGAGCGGAATAGAGGAGCTCTGCTACTCGCATGTGTGGCACGGGCCCCGCGCACCAGCACCCTCCCCAACCGCCTCGCGCCGTCCGCCGGAGGGTCTACCGTCGAGCCCGCGACGACGTactgcgcgcgcgccgccgcggcgggccgtCCGCggccgctccgcgccgccgtagatgacccgccgcggccgccgctcaaGAGCATAGGAccaccgcgcacgccgccgtgcctggagggagaggaggacggCCCGCGCGTGCCGCCGCGGTCCggccgaggagggaggagcaagGAGGGAAGaagggccgccgccgtggagggagTAGGGAGGGGCCGCCGCCACAGAGGGGGGAGGGAACAGCCGCCGCAAAGCcgtccctcttcctcctctgtcctcgcgccgccgcaccccgtcCGCACCTGGACCTCCGCGTGCCGgccagggaggagggagggagaacggccgcgccggccatggACGCCGTCTGAGCCGCGCTCGAGCTCTGCTCTGGCCGCGGCCAAGAGGGAGGACGCCGCGCCCCGTGGAGCACCGCTGCCGTCGTGGCTCGCGCGGATCCGGCCAGGAGGTAACTCCAGGGAGGAAAGGAAGCCGGCCGAGCTCGTGAGGGCGCGgatccggccaccaccgccgttgGGAGctcgggagggggaggaggaaggagtggGCGGCGCGGTGCGGAGGTGCCCGGATCCGCCCCGGAGGaggcgcgcggggggggggggggggggcggatgGCGCGGGCCTCCGCCTTCGCGGCCGCCACGGGCGGGCCTCCTGCGCGCCGCTGGAGAGGAGCATCGGCTGGCGAGGAGGCGCGGAGTTAGAGGCGGCGCCGTGCGCCGCGAGGCCGCCACCTCTGCGCACCGCGCCATGTCCACCGCGTGCAGATCCGGGATGGAGAAGGGGAGCtggcgccggcgatggagggAGGCGCCGAGGACGCCGGCGATGGAGGGAGGCGCCGGCGATGGAGTACTCGGGGTGGGGAGAGAAGAATGGGAGGGAGGGGGTAGAATGAGATTTAAAAAATCTGACATGTGGGGTTCGCGGCTGGTAGTTGGTATAAAGGAAGATATAAAGGATGGATGAGTGTGGAGAAACTGTAAATAGAGGAGAGAATTTTGATGACTAGGAGAAAATATTCCTTTTAGAGGAAGAATATAGAGGAAGACGAGTGCAGACAGCCTTAGGCTGCTCGCACCGGCGTATTGGATCACTTCCTCCAGTACGCCGGTGGCGTAAAAGCCTCTGCAGCGGGACTATAAACACCACTGTAAAATAAAGGATGCTCCCGTTTCCTCCATTTGTAGCGGGATAGCGGCTCCCAGCTATATGTGCGCTAGCCCACCTCGCGGTTGTTGCCGTTCCTTGCCCGTGCCCGCGCCACCGTTGCACGTCCGCCGTCTCTGCTCCACCGCCAGCAGtaggcgccgccgcggtccggCCGAGGAGCGAGGAGCAAGGAGGGAAGAGGGACGAGGGGCCGCCACCGCGAAGGGAGGACGAAGGGGCCGCCGCGACGTCGTCCCACTTCCTCCCCTgtcctcgcgccgccgcaccccgtcCGTGCCTTGACCTCCgcgtgccggccgccgctctgCTCGCCCAGGAGCTCTCCCCGGAGCTGCGGCTCCGCCTCCAGTCGCCGCCCACCTCGCCAGATCTGCTCCAGCTTGAAGGAGGAGCAGCCGCTGCTCGTGCTCGCCCTTGCCCGCGGCCTCGCGCCATGCTCCGCCCGGTCCTCCCTCTCGCAGCCGCTCGCGTGAAGGAGGAGGGCCGGCCGCCACGCGCTGCTTCGGGCCCCGACGGATGGCTGGCGAGGGAGGACCACCGGCGGCCGGCAGGGAGGCGAGCCGGCGGGCGGGAGTACCCGGCGTGGCCGGACTAGCCACGACGGAAAGGACCCGGGGGAGCTTGAGGGGGCGCCAGATCCGGTGGAGTTCGAGGAGGCCCTCCATggcgcacggcggagctcgagaaGGCGATCCATGGCGGCGGCTGAGCTCATgaggcggagctcgaggagggaggagagagtggGAGGGTGGAGAGAGGTCGGGGGAGGTCGGGCGAGCGCCACTGTGCCCCTGCTCGCCATTGCCGCCATGGGAGGGGCCGAGGGCCGTGCTCTCCTGGACCACTGCCCTAattcgccatggccgccggcagAGATGAGGGGGAGGGCTGGTGGAGGGGGCGGAGTGGCCGGCCGGCTCGCGCGGCGGAGTGAACAGGGGGGCGCGGCCGGGGGCGGAGCCCGGCGGAGGGAGGAAATTGCGCTGACAGTTTGGGGGAGGGCCGGCGGGGTGGGGAAAGGAGGTAGAGAGAGAGTGAATGGGAGAGAGAAATATGAAAATGAGAGAGTGGGGTGAGTGAAATAGAGTATGATGAATGGGTCCTACAGTGGTAGTTGATATAGAGGAAGGAAGATAGAGTATGGATGAGTGCAGGAGAAATTGATATAGAGGAGAGAATCTAGATGACCAGGATGGAATATTCCGTTTAGAATATGGATATAGAGGATCACGAGTGCAGATAGCCTTAGCACCCGAGATGACTCCCTCTCTAACACACAGGTTCCAACATACCGTGCTGAGCGAACTTGTCTCTAACAGTTGGAGACGGTCTTAGCGTGAGCGTTGTCAAGTAAATCGTACGAATCATTTGGTTTAGGGCGTGTTTGGAACTGTTATTTCTACGGTGGCGGCGATGGAAAGCGAAGAACTTCGCCGAATGCCTCGCGACAGACATGCTTATCTTCATCGCAGTTGCGGACGATATCTCATTTTTTTTAACTGGAACACCGCTTTCAGATGTGTTTATCTCCATCGCAATCACAGAcaacatctttttttttaactggAACACCGCTGATGCAAAAAGTGAGGGAATCTAAACTTATCTCCATCGCGATTTTGCGTATCGCGCGACTGGTGGCCACGGAAACAAATAGGGCTTTAGGGAGTGATCGTTCTAGTGGAAGTTTTTTGTTTTATCAAATAGCGCAAGTGACTCGAATGTGATTTTGCACAAACTTCGGAAAATCATGTCACCATGTGGTGCGCTTGGCCAGGCTTTCATGGCAGATCCCCAGAATCAGATAGGCAGAGGCCCAAATGATTCACTAATTAATTGATCTTTCTGTTACTCTTGTTTGGGAACCGACTCTGGAAAGTTAAGTTGATTGCATTTTGAAGGTGAAACAATTTCTATGGAGGTTTGCACATAATAGCCTCCACTTGCAGATGAATATCGTGCGTCGGGTATGGAAATCGACACTCGCTGCCCTATGTGCTAGCGCTTTAGTGAGGATGGTGGCCACTGTTTCCTCAAGTGCAAATTGGTTAAAAAATGTTGGCAGCAGTTGAGCTTAGAGGATGTTCGCATATTTCTACTAACACTTGGTTCAGCGAAGGAGGTGGTCGAACATATATTGAGTGTGAATAGAGGCAGGCAACAACTGGTCATCAGCTTGCTGTGGCTTGGTGGATGGGAAGAAATAAGACCAATGTTGGAGATCGAGTGCCTTCGGTGTTGGAAACTGCGAGGAGGGCATCTGTGCTTGCTGCAGAATTTCTCAGAGCTCATCAAGAACAGCCTAGCATCAGTGGAAAGTCGATAAGAAAAGGAAATAAGTGGAATCCCCCTGCTATAGATGTGCTGAAAATCAACTCTGATGGTTCTTTTCATGAGAAGGACAAGACAGATGCTTGGGGTTTTGTGGTGCGCGATAGTGATGGCCATGGTGTGCTAGCAGGGTCTGGAAAACTGGCCGCTGTCCATGATGCTCTGTCTACTACTGAAAGCGATGCTTGTTTAGCTGCACTGAAAGCAGCCATCGACGTGGGGATTTCGCGAGTGATCGTTGAGGCTGATTCGACTAACTTGCTCTCGGCCATTCAAACTGCAAGCTTTGATCAAGTTCCTGGTGGTGTCATCTTCAGAGACATCCGAGATTTAATTTCTTTGCACTTTATTGATATAAAGTTCAGTTATGTTCCTCGTTGTTGTAATCGGTCTGCACATAAGCTTGCTCAGTCTGGTTTTGTATGGGACCCGAGTCATCCAATCATCTGGCTTGACCCCCTCCTAAACTTTGTAAAAACTTTGTTGGACCGAGACATCGATGGTTCAGAGTTTCCTGAATAAAAACGAGCAAGTCTCCCTAAAAAAATCCACAGGAGGGAAACGCATTCTGCAGTATCGTTACACGCCGCTAAATTTGAGCCAACTAAGTCTCAATAATTCAAGTAAACAAAGGCGGACAAAATTTGATTGGATTTAGCGAAATAGCCCATCTGCCTATGCTATGAACTGCAAAGTTCAGACTTTGGAACAGTAATCCAACTCGGATCAGGGAAGAGGGAACCAGGACATCTCTATAAATAGAGTAAAGTACATCTCCGGTCCTTAAACTTTTTCCGCTCCACGAACTTTTAAAGTATGTCATCATCGTGCCTAAACTCAATTTAGGTCTCAAATAAGCCTATAACGAGTCCAGATGGCGTGGCCtttatgcaaataaccccccgCTCGCTGGAGACCGATCGTTTCATCTGCCTGGGATAAAAAAAAACTCCTTCCTGGGATAAAAAAGAACTCGTTCCTCCCCTGCACACCATCACGAGCCAGCTAGGACTGCTATGTACATACTAGGTGGGCCGCGCGCCTCACCGCGCCCAGTAGTGATGATGGGCTTTGGGCCAGACTTATGGAGTTGGCAGAAGCGTCCGTCGCCGCCTAGCCGTCTGGAGCGCCATCGCCGCCTGGCCACGCCCAGTAGCGTCCGAAGCAAGACCACCACCGGAGCAGCCCCGTCCAACCACCAACGGCAACGACGGCGGCACAAGGAACACGGAAAAGGAACCATGAGGCACGAATCTCAGCTGGACGAAGCGCGAGACAAAAGGCGCAAGATGTAGAAATGGAGAAGGAAGGAAGCTGACCGAGGCTCAGAAGGGaacgggagcggcggcgaggtgggtcCAGTGGCCTTCCGACGCGGCGCCCCCCGCGCGAACCATCGGACACGAAGGCGGCGCGGCAGCTCGACCTCCACGAAACCCTCCcgtcgccctcccctcccctccccttgcGCTGCGCACAAGAGAGACCGCGGCTAAGGAGTTCGG is drawn from Panicum virgatum strain AP13 chromosome 1N, P.virgatum_v5, whole genome shotgun sequence and contains these coding sequences:
- the LOC120653299 gene encoding translation initiation factor IF-2-like — its product is MARCAEVAASRRTAPPLTPRLLASRCSSPAARRRPARGGREGGGPRHPPPPPPPARLLRGGSGHLRTAPPTPSSSPSRAPNGGGGRIRALTSSAGFLSSLELPPGRIRASHDGSGAPRGAASSLLAAARAELERGSDGVHGRRGRSPSLLPGRHAEVQVRTGCGGARTEEEEGRLCGGCSLPPLWRRPLPTPSTAAALLPSLLLPPRPDRGGTRGPSSSPSRHGGVRGGPMLLSGGRGGSSTAARSGRGRPAAAARAQYVVAGSTVDPPADGARRLGRVLVRGARATHASSRAPLFRSE